The window GCACATTGCTATGAGTAAATATGAGAATTGTACACCCCTCCACATAGGCACACGCGATGGGTGCTTCTCACTTGAAGGCATTGTGGCCTGCGTTCATccaataacaaaaatattatctATTAAAGTCACAACAAAAGTTATCaatttattttttacatgctggatttaatttaatttttttaatcaaaagTTGGTGACAACTATCAAAGTGTCGGACTAAAAAGGTCAGCGAAAGTCAAagtcaacaacaaacttgttctGTTTGCTTTTCAATGCGGAGGTACCTAACTACATGCAGGGTAAATAGTTACCCACCTCCGAGTGTTTACACCAAACTATATTAATTCActatggttaattaatttaattagataaaaatgcatataaTTTACCATGGTTAAATGATTGAGGTTCATATGCAAGACACAGTCATGTATTTATTAGTTTGATGTAAACACTCGGTGTGGATAAGTTTTTACCGTACATGTAGAGTAGTAAAAATGTATTCTTATTATTACGACTACTTTTAGGCTTAATTAGGTGACCTCTTCAATCCTAATCAACAATCAATTTTaatcttcaatttttattttttatttttattttttttatcttatgTCAACTAATAGTATTATAAAAGAATTTTTTCATATTAGATCACCAAAAAAATAACTGCATGTTACTATCTTCAAAAATAAGATACTCCATAATAAGACAAATTACTTTCTATAATAAGTTAAATTAGTCaatttataaaatttattaattatatataagCTAAATCCTAAAGGAAAgctttggcgtaactggtaaagttgttgtcatgtgaccaagAGGTCACGGATTCGAGCTGTAGAAAtaagcctcttgcagaaatgtaaggtaaggttgcgtacaagaGACCGTTATGGTCCGACACTTCCTCGAACCTCGCTCGTAGTGGGAGCTTAGTGGCTACCCTTTTAAGCTAAATCCTGTATCATTTTCGTGTTCAGCTCTAACGTGAAAACTGAAGTTTGTCTTTTCAAGATAGAGTGTGAAACAAAACAAGCTTTTGTGTTTCCgttctttcctttttttgttaGAATTCAACGAAATTAAGCTTATTataaggaaaagaaatgaaagaaaggagAAGACGATGATTACCTGAATTTCAAGTATGAGATTGTGGCCTCTGAAAGCAAAAGCAATAATACCAAGAGCATTAAGAAGATCAAAGATCCTAGCAACTTGAGTTCCCTTCCTAACTGGATCATATGACACATTAGGAAGTCTACCCTCAGCAACTGAAACTGTCCATAATGCTGTACAATATCCAACGGCGGTAAGAGCACCAACTAAGGAAATTCCAGCAATAGAATTCAAGTTTGGCAACTGTGCTAAAACCACTGCAACACAAGTGAAAACCAAGTACCATTCCACCGTTGTTAATGGCTTTGGATTACTACATGTTGCTCCACACAAAGTCTGATACAATAGCTTTGCTGTTGAACCTCCTATTATAATCAGCGCACAACATGTACCCGCTGAGAGATATCCGATAGGAAACGCTGCACATAGTTTGCCTAAGTTGTCACCTGAaccaaaatataaatttatacaAAATTATTCAACCGTCCAAGTACGTACTTACTCCTTGTATTTAATTCATTATGTTGCAACAGAGGGGGCAAAATCAACCCATAATATATTTTATTAGCCCACCCAAATTTAAACGAGTTAGGATCATGATCAGCTTGTTGACTTGACCCAACACTGAATCAGAAATGACTCAGTGTATTCACCCGGGTCAAAAATGCAACTAAatcaaaaaatccaaaagaaattTAGAGACTGCACCTTAAGCTAATAATTTAGGAAAAATATTCCAGATTTCAATAAttacttttaaaaacaaaataaaaaaggacCGAATATTGGATCATGTGGGACAAGTTGCTATGACCCATTATGGACCATGACCcaacctacaacaacaacaacaacccagtgtaatcccacaagtggggtctggggagggtaatatgtacgcagaccttacctctaccccgaggggcagagaggctgtttccaggagaccctcggctcaaagaggcaaccATGACCCaacctatttttcttttttcaggaCTGACCAACCTATTTTAACCGCAGCAAATTTTGGATGAATCGGGTCATACCCCTTTTATTAATTTGATCTGTTTTAACCCGTTCAAATTTGATGAAGAATCTATATTGATGCTTACCGAATGTTGCGCATGCCAGTTGCAGGTATCTGCTGTAACGTATTCCTGTTTCATAATTTTCATGAAGTTGAACCATTAAATAAAGTGTGTAGAGCTGCCATACAAATGCTACCGTTAAGCTAATGATACCCCAAGCCCTGCAACAATTACAAAAACACTTCATATATATTAGGTTAGTCGATCATAACATAAGAAGTTTATTGACCAAAAGTTGGTATATATGTATGTAAATGAAATTACCAGCCAAGGATAGTAAAGGCAACAGGTAAGACAAGGGCTTGAATACCAATCCCAGAACAAAGTGTATGAAACGCAGCGTAATATGCGTTTCCATTTCGTGACTCAGTGATGGGTAGCCAAGCATCCTGTGGGTCTAATCTTGTCATTTTAAGTGCCTTTCTAAGAGGACTTCCCAAAGGAGTGATGAAACGCGGCGTTAATCCTCGTGATCTTGGGGTTTTACTGGTTCGATTTGCAGCATGATCTCCCACGTTAAGTAACGGTGATCGAGAAAGCGATGGAGAGTGAAATTGTGAAGGAGGTAACGATACTATGGACGGCGTTGGTGCTACTGACGCCGTCCGTGGTGTTATCGGTAAAGATACTACGGACGGCGTTTGAGCTACTGACGCCGTCCGTGGAGTTATGGGTAAAGAGCCAAATTGATCATCAAAATGAAACGTTGGAGCTAACGTTACCGCCCGTGGCGTTATCGGTAACGAGCTCGGTAAAGAGCTAGCTTCATCAACATCAGCCATCGTCTCTCTACTCATCATAATATTATAATACTCTTTTTCTTCAAAAGAGCCTAACTAAGTATGCTTAAAATGCATGGGGAATGTGAAATGAGGATTTTCAACTATATATATAAGGACATCTCTAGCTGCTAGCTGGTATGGAATATCATTTGACCAGAAATGTCGATTGACAAATTGgcaataaatattattttaagaaaCTAACCGTGCTCTAACAAGGAAGTAGCTAGGAACGCAACCTGTGACAGTTTAACAAACTTGGCTGCTTTCCTTGTTTTGAATTATTTAACATATGATTAATTGGAAATTTAGCAGACTTTTTTATTAGACCTTCTAATACTATTTTAAAAGAAACCAAGAGtcaaattaaaataattatttagttATATAAGTTGGCAGAGAAAATACTTAAATTGTCTTCTTGTAGGTATTTTTGTTACTATatagcccgtttggattagctaaTTGTCAATAGCTGATAAACTTGAAGTGCTGAAAAGTTTTTTTAAATGCTGAAactaatttttaaaataagttgatttatgtatttggataaaagtgctgaaactaTAATAAGCAGTTGATGTGTTTGATAAAAAAGTGCTGATAAACTATTctcttgttaaaatgactaaaatacccttgaatttttttcaaaagaTTCTAAACTAAAAAATTtctttgtaaaaaaaataattaacaacAAATATGGAATGAAGAGAAAGTCAAACAATTTATTTTGGAAGaagtattttgtgaattagaaaatattaATAAAGATAAATTAGTAAAAGTGATTATCAAACTAAAAGTGCTTAAAATTAGGGGTGACCAGCTTATCACTTATGGatgattttagcttataagcactttgggtgtttaccaaacgcgtagataagccaaaaagtgtTTATAAGCCAATTTAACGAGCTTATAAGCTTAACCAAACACCCTCGTAGTCTTTTCCAAGTTGCCAATTTACGCTTAGAATAAGCAATTAACCGGTACGTAATTAGTGTTTAAATAATATTATGATTGTACAGATCTAATTTACGAATATGTTGATTTTGACTTGGACGACCTGGCCTACCGTTGAATGTGAAAGCTTAGGTTTCAGCAACTTGGTAGTAGTTGGTAAGCAACCAAGCATCAGGACAATAATAACAACGTGTCCTTTACCTCTCAGCTAAGAGTTAAGAAAAATGACATAGTATCtctgatataattattattgaattgaaagaaaataataaaaagccaACCATGCTTGAAACAAACAGATTTCTTATGCCTGCTGGCTGCCAATTTGAAATATATAGTCCAAAAAATTGTTCTCAGTCCGGTTCTTCCAATTGAATTACATTATTTCTGTAGGAGTCCAATTGTCTCAATAGATAGTCTAGCCTATAATATCTTACtaatttatttttcaatatttttatttgtCCAATCCAAATTATATTTTAGGTTTAATAAAAGTTCTCAAAATTGTAAAACGCAATTTTAATTTgtatctttatatatttttatttagaggtaagaggggttgctctgatggtaagcaacccccatttccaaccgagaggttgtgagttcgagtctccccaagagcaaggtgggaagttcttggagggaaggatgccgggggtctatttggaaacagtctctctaccctagggtaggggtaaggtctgcgtacacactaccctccccaaaccccactaagtgggattatactgggttgttgttgttgtatatatttttatttagaagacataaaagataataaaatgattttcctatATTAACCACCAAATATCAAATACAAACAATGGAATTAATTGTAGACTGTCCAAAAAAGAAATGTGATAATAGTAGGAATAGCATAGCTGGGAATAACTAttatcaaaaagtggttaaagttTTTCTTTTTAACGAATATATCTTAATATTTATACGAACAGATTAAAATAAATTTGACAATGGTGTTATAACGTTTGTTCCTAGCAAAAAGATGGAGTAAATTAGTGCTATTTTAGTCCCATAATATGATTACAGTTTGTAGATTAAATTAATAGGTAGATATGGTGGAGTATTTGATACCACCAGGAAAAAGGTACGACTCTTTTGTCTATCGTAATGTATTGACATAACATAGAAAGATAAGGTGTTGACCATAAAGTTGATGCCACATTATGGTGTATTTAAACGGTGGTTTCTGACCTTCCATTTAATGATTATCTTTTACCAAATTATCAGTTCGAAAAACtttaatcttttatttttctttgacatAGATAGGAAGATAGGATAAGAAAGTGTTTTAAGCAGGTTAGTAAAAGTCGTATTCGTAGTTGGAAACAGATATTACAATAAGAAGTCAGAAAAAGAATTAATGGTGGTGTGAAATGTGGACTGCTCTAGCAAGAGACAATTCATAGGATATGGATCTGTTTATCCCTTAAAATCGATAACAACTAAATTTGTACGCAGTTTAAAAAAtatgtaatttaatttaatacAAATAATGATCAAAAAACAGTAAATAGTTAAATTGAAATAAGATGAAGCAATCAAATCAAAATGACGCAGTAATAAGCCTTATGTTTAGCTTAAATGCCAACGTGGTTGGTCTCGATTGAGCCCTTGAGATAGAGTTCGGATCCGAATAAATGGGTAACTAATAACTGAAGAACACTTAAAACAATTGCTAGAGCTAAGTAAATTTTATTGCCTTGTTATACATAAAAAAGAGTGAGTGAAAAATAAACGgttctctttatatagtagaggagatTTAAgtctaaataaattaaaaatctcTTCCTTCCTTCTTTACCACGAAAATAAGATCCGCCGGTACCGAGCGTGATCCGTGCCGCAATATCCGGTTAATGGCGGATATTTCAGCTCCTCATCTGTCTTCTTTAACCGCCTTTCCTTCCCTCGATTCTTCATCTCACTTGAGCTTGATTTCTTTCAAGTTCGGCCGTGCTCGAGGCCCGCTATATCATTCGTCCGTTCTTGGTTCCGACCTGTGACTATCTTCGTTCTTACCCGAATCAGTAACAAATAACGTCGTTCTTCGTTTCACAACGAAAAATTGGGGATAACTCTATCCTCGATTTTACCGATATACAGGATCTTAAGAAGTAAGGACTGTACTAGTAAAAGTTACTTCATCTCTAATCAAATGTctcaaatacaaaatatgagaattGAATCTCCTTCGGTAGAAATCGCTATAACTTTTGTAATAATTTTGTTACAGTCTTGGACAAATAAATTTCACAAAGTGAATAatgaaaacaaaaaaggaatCTTGAAAAGATAATTAACGttaattttcaataaagtaagtagTAAAAACGCGCGAACTGTTCATCTGTTGGGTTTGGTGGTAAAGGGAAAAAGAAAGGTAGTTGAGAAAAGGTAAgcagaatcaaaataatgttcaaaagAGCACAGGAGGTTAGGCCCATGGTAATGGCAACGAACAGATTAAGTTATTTACATACTTTTTAATAGACTAATAACGGGACACGAGCATTCATGTGTATCCATTACCAATTGTTACCACATTTATGAGAGAATGATAAGAAATGACGCAGGGTGTAGGTAGGGGTGGCAAATGTTTGGGTCGGGTCGGGACGGATCGAAAGCGAGTAATGAAAAAACGGACGAATTATTCGATCCGACCTATATTTAATTCGGATAAAAACGGGTTATCAGTCATGAATTCttgaatataatcacttttgggagaatttctagtctcccaaacttgaggaatctcaatttgaagctttacaaatgtaaaagttaaactcgtTAGTTTTATTGGttgataatatggttcttatttGACCCGTTTTTCAAAAAGTTTAATATTCAACCCATTTTTAGTGGGCAATATgagtaattaattattttattttaaccatTTTACTCCATTGGGTGTAGGTTTACAATAATCCTTTACATCTGTCTTAGAAAATATATACCGCCTTTTAAGTTTACTAGTCTTATGGTACGCGCGTTGTGCGTGTAACCTATCTAAATGAGTATAAAGCTTTTACAAAACCATATAAACGATATTTGAATTATAAAGTAAAAGtgtaatttatatttaaaaatatattgattTTACATAACTGACTCAATAAAGAATATCGATTTATACCTTCTTTaattatgttttctttttctcttttaattgttTCATTAGATTGAGCTCATATGTTGTTATATCTTAAGTCTTTGCAAAAGCTTCCAAATTCTAATCTTCAATTTTTGAAGACTTAAAATAAGATCTACAGTTTTATTAGCAGATTTCCAACGTACGTTTATATGCACTTTATCTAAGACATATATGAAAAAAGTCATAATTActttatataattcaaataagcaaAAGATTTATAATTAATTTTCTATTTGGTTTTGAATTCCTAATAATTAGGTGTTTCTATACATATGTAGTTCGAATAAGGTAATATTTAATAACTATAATTTTAGattattttaaaatcttaaatattaggagAATAACTAAATTACGATTATATCCAATATATaacctatttttaaagggtaaaaaaggcgaacgacatttcgctaaaggccttcgtgcttttaatataactagtcttATGATACGCGTGTTGCGCGTGTAACCTATCTAAATGAgtaaaaacttttaaaatattacatTTGAATTATAAAATAGAGTGTAAATTCCTGAAAAATATTTATGTATTTAATcgtaattatatttttattcactaagaattttttttcaaatagtaAAAAAGTCTAATAGGTGAAAAATCATTCATGCGGGACATGTTCCCAAAACAAGGGCAAATGGAAATTCtttgtaaatattaaagaaataaGAATCACTATATACCATTAACAAAATCTATGAAAATTATAATTTGATCCAATCTAGCTAGCTcaataaagaaagaaattttGTCGCATTGAATTCTCATATACCTTATTGTAATTTCGGATGAGTTATAAGGGAATATTTTATGGAACATGTTGTTATTTTGTGAtctaatactaaataaagaatacaaaaatatttttattataattctTTAAAGAGTTATTTGAATAAAACATAAAAGTACAAATAATTTATCATATTATGTTTTCCAGCATTATTGTCGAAGTGCGAGTAAATCGAAAATTGAGAAGAAACTAAAGTCGGGTACATATTATGACTGTACAAACACATAgttaaaatataacaacaaaGAAAACATGATTGAAATATTTCAACAATAGTAATAtcaattttttttgatttttcgctCTGATTGCATTAAGGTCCGATGAAATTTGAATTAGCAACAAAAAATTTCACATTGAGGGATAAAACGCTCCCAAAAGCTACTCTATGTCCATCAATGCTTCCACAAAAAACACATAGCTAAAATATCCAAACATTAATATAGCAACCTATAGCTCCCAACTT of the Nicotiana tabacum cultivar K326 chromosome 7, ASM71507v2, whole genome shotgun sequence genome contains:
- the LOC107820755 gene encoding lysine histidine transporter-like 8, with translation MMSRETMADVDEASSLPSSLPITPRAVTLAPTFHFDDQFGSLPITPRTASVAQTPSVVSLPITPRTASVAPTPSIVSLPPSQFHSPSLSRSPLLNVGDHAANRTSKTPRSRGLTPRFITPLGSPLRKALKMTRLDPQDAWLPITESRNGNAYYAAFHTLCSGIGIQALVLPVAFTILGWAWGIISLTVAFVWQLYTLYLMVQLHENYETGIRYSRYLQLACATFGDNLGKLCAAFPIGYLSAGTCCALIIIGGSTAKLLYQTLCGATCSNPKPLTTVEWYLVFTCVAVVLAQLPNLNSIAGISLVGALTAVGYCTALWTVSVAEGRLPNVSYDPVRKGTQVARIFDLLNALGIIAFAFRGHNLILEIQATMPSSEKHPSRVPMWRGVQFSYLLIAMCLFPLAICGYWAYGHLIPANGSMLTALFAFHSQDVSRSVLALISIFVIINAVSSFQIYGMPMFDDMESAYTTRSKKACPWWLRSIFRAIFGFVCFFIAVAIPFLGSFAGLIGGIALPVTFAYPCFMWLKVKKPHKYSLSWWVNWGLGLLGMGLSGILVAAGLYVVIDTGVKISFFNPQ